TTCAGCTACCTTATTAAACTGCGAATCCTCTACATAAAGAATTTTTCCAGTTGCTGACTTGTATTTTTTATCAATAACAGCATAGACGTTATAGGAAGTCGCATCTTCAGCAATAGGCACTCCATTTCGGTCATAGATAGTCCCACGTTTGGCAGGAACTGTTCGGGTTGTTTGGTGAACCTTTTTAGCCTCTTTTACCAAGTCAGTACCAAATATATTACCTTTTGCGATAATATAAGCAAAATTGGCCAAAAAGAGGCCGAAAAGGGCAACAGCTACAAAGCTGAGGTACTTGCCAACTATCCTACGGTTTTTTGCTGGAGATTTACGATTTTTTATCGCAAATCGGGTTATTTTTTCTGTCCATTTCATATCTTACTCCGCTGTTCGGATATTTTCATTATTCAATTTCAAATCTTTTTTATCCGCAATCTCTTTCAAGCGCTCTGAACGAATCAATTCATTCACTTCCTGCTTAGCATCATCAAGCTCTGTCTTCTTTTCCTCTATCTGCGCATTGATTTTTGTCAAATCACTTTGCACTTGCAAAAGGCGTGTCTGCATAAAGATGATACTCACTGCTAAAACGAGAGCCGTAAAAGCGATGGAAAGATAAAAAGCCTTCTCCACACGTGAGAATTTTTTTATACGATTTTGCAAGAATTGACTGGTTGTTTCTTTCTTATCTACCATTTTTTCCTCTTACTTGTGAATTTTTCTGGCCACGCGCAACTTGGCTGAATGCGAGCGGTTGTTGGCTTCTAATTCTTCTGCACTTGGCAAGATTGGCTTACGAGACACCAATTCCATCTTGGGCTTGAGATCATCTGGGATGAAGGGCAAGCCTTTTGGAACTTCCACTGTTGAAGCTTCCTTGAACAATTGCTTGGTCAAGCGGTCTTCCAAGGAATGGAAGGTAATCACTGATATTCTGCCATCTAGAGCCAGCATATCCATAGCCTGCTGGATGGACTCATCTGCTGCTCCCAGTTCATCATTGACTTCAATCCGAATAGCCTGGAAGATCTGCTTGGCAGGATGCCCCTTCTTCTTAAGTTCCTTGGCAGGCTTAGCAGACTTGATAATCTCTGCCAACTCAGTCGTTGTCTCGATTGGTTTGATTTTACGTGCTTGTTCAATCTTACGCGCAATCTGTTTAGAAAACTTATCCTCACCATACTTGAAGAAAATACGAACCAAGTCATGATAGTCATAGTGGTTCACCAGTTCATAAGCTGTCAGACTAGCTTCCTGATTCATCCGCATGTCCAGTGGCGCATCCTTTTTATAAGAAAAACCACGCTCACGCTGGTCCAATTGAGGACTAGACACTCCCAAGTCGTAACAAATTCCATCAATTTCCTGAACACCAGCTTCGCGCAAACGTGCCTGTAAATGACGGAAGTTATCCTTGATAAAGGTTACCATCCCCTTTTCAATATAGGGCGCCAAACGTTTTTGCGCATTGTCAATGGCATTCTGGTCCTGGTCAAAGGCATAGAGATGGCCTTTTTCACTTAATTTACTTAATAAATATTCGCTATGGCCTGCTCCACCCAAGGTCGCATCAACGTAAACACCGTCAGGTTTCACATCAAGCATATCAATCGTTTCGTGGAGTAAGACCGTTACATGATGAAATTCTTTTGTCATATCTTATCTATTTTACCACAAATCTGACTAGCTTGCACTAGTCAGACAAATAGACCAAAAACAAGTAAGATTTCTTTAAGAAGTATGTCAAATATGCTTGACATTCACTCCATAGAAGAATATAATATAGTCAAATATATGCGACACAAATTAGAAAGGAGTCCAGATGAATCGTGTGAAAGAATTTCGCAAGGAACTGGGCATTTCCCAGCTCGAACTCGCCAAGGATATCGGTGTCTCGAGACAAACCATCAATATGATTGAGAACGACAAGTACAATCCAACCCTGGAACTCTGTCTCAATCTCGCCCGCAGCCTCCAAACTGACCTCAACAGTCTCTTTTGGGAGGATAATTTTTAAAAAAGGAGCCAACTCATGAAAAAAGAAACCTTCACTGAAAAACTAATCAAACGCATTTATGGCATTTCAGGACCACTTGATGAACACAAACGACGTGAAGCTGACCGCATCGGAAATAAAATCTTTGTGATTCTCTTTTACCTCATGACTTTAGGTAATCTTATTCCCTTTTTCCTCGCTTATAAATATCCGCAAATTATCGCTATCGGCTATCCTCTTGTAGTACTCGGCATTTCGATAATTTCTTCTCTTTATGTGCTCTCCCAAACCAGGAAAACAGGTATCACAGCCATTGATCTAGATATGCTGAATGAGAAAGAAAGCAAGCAACTACACTACCCAGGTCTTAAAGCAGGTTTGTTCTTTGGTCTATGGATATTTTTTATAAATCCTCTTCTCGATATACTCATAGGTGAAGGTCAGGACTATTTTCATTCTCTTCTCACTATAAGAAATGGTGTGTCAAGCATTCTCGGTTCTATTTTCTTTGGAGCGATCATACAGTTCCTCATCTCCCGTCGCATTGCAAAAGCTAAGAAAGATCAAGATGAGAATTAGGAGGTGCCCTATGAAATCACTAATAACTTTACTTACCTATCATCTTTTGTTCAGTTCTCTGCTCATCTTCATCATCGTTTCAGGGAACTTGCCAATCAGAGAGATATTCCTCGTGCTAGTCTTTATTCCAGCCCTCAACAAAGGATTGACTTATCTAAAGATTGACTCCCAAAAAACGCGCATACTCAACTTAACACTATGCTTTATGATTCTATCCTTACCACAACTGACGCTCATTTCAAGCAATTGGAAGTATTATTTACTGCTCACTATCGCTATCCTTTCTTCTATCACTTATCTTTATTATCTCTATCAATTCGTAAAAGAAACAAAATAACATCGTTCATTTAGGAGAAATCACCCATGAAAAAAGAAGACTTAACAACTCGCCTACTTCGAAATTTCTTTCATATACAAGGGCCTTTTGATGAATGCCGTCAAGAGGTTATCTACAAGGCTTGCGCCCGTTCCATGATCCAAATCTTTTACTCTTCCTTCATTCTCTTCCTATTCTATATTTTGTTCGGAAGCTTTATAGAAATTGTTCGAAATGTTATGCCCTACATCTATTTTGGACTCATTTTGTTCATGAGTATAAAAACTCAAAAAGTCGTCCAAGAACTCCATCTGGAAAAAGATGACAAGTCAGAAATCATCCTCAAGACCTACAGCAAAGCCCAAATCAAATTCCGAAGCTGGCTTGTGTTTATCGGTATTCAGATTGGCCTCTTTACCTTACTCATCTTTCACAAAGTCTTCGTTCAGCAGATGTCCCTTTCAGATTTTGGGAAGTTGCTGGTGCAATTCGATAAAAGTGTTCCTCTCCTGATGTATGGCCTGATTATCGGTAGCATTTTTGGAACTCTGACCTACGGCTTTCTATCCCTACAGGAGGAAAAAACTCCTAAAAATACCAAACAGAAGGAGAAAAGCAAGTAATGACTTCACTATACGATTTTTCAGTTTTTAACCAAGACAATCAAGAAACTCCACTAGAGACCTATCGTGGTAAGATTCTCTTGGTTGTAAACACTGCTACTGGATGTGGTTTAACGCCCCAGTACCAAGGACTTCAAGAACTCTATGATCGCTATCAAGAACAAGGTTTTGAGATTCTAGACTTCCCTTGCAATCAGTTTATGGGACAAGCACCAGGCAGCGCAGAGGAAATCAACACCTTCTGTAGTCTACATTTCCAGACTACCTTCCCACGTTTTGCCAAAATCAAGGTCAACGGTAGGGAAGCAGATCCTCTCTATGTTTGGTTGAAAGAACAAAAATCTGGCCCACTGGGAAAACGAGTCGAATGGAATTTCGCTAAGTTTCTCATCGGTCGTGATGGTCAGGTCTTTGAACGCTTCTCCTCCAAAACAGACCCTAAACAAATTGAAGAGGCAATACAAAAACTACTCTGATTTTTTTGAATACATTCTTTCATTTAGTTTAATTCTTGAAAGGATGTATTTTTTCTTTAAAAAGTGAAAGAATTTCTTTAAATTAGGTCTACTTTCTCTATTGCATTTTTCCTGATAATCTAGTATATTTACCATGTGTTTATAATATAGAATTATTTATGTTGTATTCGGAACAGAAGAATTAAATTTTTTCTTCAAAAATGTAAGCGTTTTATATTTAAGAGATGAGGTGAAAAGAAACTAGAAGTTTTTTGTTGAATAAGATCGATACCAAGTAAGGCTTGGGCTCAAACAGTAGCTGACTGTCTTTTATAAAAACTAGGAGTACATTATGAATCGATACCTTTTTGAAAAAGGACAAACTTTTAGCATTAGAAAATTAACCGTTGGAGTTGCTTCAATCATGGTTGGTCTTGCTTTCTTTGCTTCTGGAACCGCACTCGCTGACGAAACAAAAATTGAAACTCCAACTTCTCAACCAAACGTGGAAAAACTCGCAGAGGTTGAGACTCCAAAACCTGAAACCAAGAATGAAAGTCCTCTAATCTCTACACCTCAAGAATTGAACGAGGAGAAGGAAGAAAATACGGCGAAATCAGTAGAAGAAACATCTGTACCAAATACTCCCACTTCTGACTTACTTCCTGAGGAAATCAATGATCAGGCTTATCCCGATACACCTGTAAAACAATTAAATACATCCGCAATTGTTGAAACGAAAGACAGTCCTCAAGTTGCAACCAAGAGCATTTTGAAAAAAAAGGAAGAAACTAAAAAAGAAGTTGGAAATGAAAATCGTGCCATCATTAATGGCGGTGAAGATCTTAAACACATCAACTATGATGGTCAACCCGCTACTGCTGCTAGTATGATTTACACTACATATAACGGGGACTCTCAACGCTATATCGTTTCAGGCTCTGGTATTTTTGTTGCACCTAATCTAATTCTTACAGTTGCTCATAATTTCTTAGAAGAAAACAAGGAAACTAGAGAAGGGCAGATTCGTGGTGGAAATTCCGCACAATTCTACTATAATGTTGGATCAAATAGCGAGAAGAAAAACTCTCTCCCATCTTCTGGAACAACTGTTTTATTCGAAGAAAAAAATATCCATTTCTGGAATAAAAAAGACTTCGGACAAGGATACAAGAATGATCTTGCTTTAGTAACAACTCCTGTCCCTCTTCCAATCGCCAGTCCAAATAAATCTGCAACCTTTGCACCTTTAGCTGATCATAAAACCTATCAGCCCGGAGAAGCTATTAGTACGATTGGGTATCCGACAGATTCTAGCTCAAAAGAACTCAAACAACCAATAGTAGCTGGTCAACTTTATAAAGCGGATGGTACTATTCGCTCTGTTGAAGCCTATAATGAGCAAGGAGCTACTGGAATCACCTACCAAACTACTTCTGTATCTGGTTTATCTGGAGGGGGTATTTTGGATAGCCAAGGAAAAGTTATCGGTATTCACCAACACGGAACAGTTGACAATGGAGTCCCTGAAAAAGACCGATTTGGTGGTGGACTCGTTCTTTCACCTGAGCAACTTAAATGGGTTAAAGATATGATTGCCCAATATGGGGTCAAGGGCTGGTACCAAGGAGATAATGGAAATCGTTATTATTTCACTAATGAAGGTCATATGCTTCGTAATGAAAAAGCTGTAATTGGTAACAATGAATATTCTTTCAATGAAAATGGAGTTGCTACTTTAACTAAAGGGGTAGAGTACGGTAGCGTTCTTGTCCAACACAAAGATGAGGAAGGTAATCTTGTCAAAGAAAACGACAAATTTATTGAATCAACAACGATTGACTCCCCATTTACTTACGATTTCAAAAAAGAAATTGAAAAAACTGATTTCTATGAGAAAAATAAAGAAAAATACGAAATCGTATCAATTGATGGTGTCAAAGTCAACAAACAACTAAAAGATACCTGGACTGAAGACCACAGTGTTGTAAGCAAAGTTCCTGCTGGTACACGTGTCATCAAGGTGGTTTATAAAGTGAATAAAGGTTCTTTCGAAATTCACTATCGTTTGAAAGGATCCGAAAAAGATCTAACAGAAGTAACTGCGGACAACAATAATGGAATGGAATACGATGTTTCTTTTGTCAACACTTTCCATGCAAAAGAAATCGCTGGCTACCGTCCAGTTAAGACAACATTGGAATCAAGTATTCAGCACAAAGGAGTAAATTCGGTCGTATTTGAATATGAATCAATCTCTGATAACTCCAATCCAACTACAAATGATTCGCCCGTCACCCATCCAGAAGATAAAGAAACCGAAATCGGTAACTACGGCCCTCTCCCAAGTAAAGCACAATTAGACTATCATAAAGAAGAATTAGCTGCTTTCATCCACTACGGCATGAATACCTACACTGACTCTGAGTGGGGACACGGGAATGAAGATCCAGGATACTTTGATCCAACGAACTTAGACACCGATCAATGGATTCGTACTCTTAAAGAAACTGGCTTCAAACGCACCATTATGGTAGTGAAACACCACGACGGTTTCGTTATTTACCCATCTAAATATACAAATCATACCGTAGCTGCTAGCCCTTGGAAAGATGGTAAGGGAGACCTTTTAGAAGAAGTTTCAAAATCAGCTACTAAATACGATATGAATATGGGGGTTTATCTATCTCCATGGGATGTTAATAGTCCTAAATACAAGGTTGATACAGAAAAAGAATACAACGAATATTATCTCAACCAACTAAAAGAAATTCTTGGAAATCCAAAATACGGAAACAAAGGTAAATTCATTGAAGTTTGGATGGATGGTGCGCGTGGTAGCGGTGCCCAGAAAGTAACCTACACCTTTGACGAATGGTTCAAATACATTAAGGAAGCTGAAGGAGATATCGCTATCTTCTCTGCACAACCAACAAGTATTCGTTGGATCGGAAATGAACGTGGTATCGCAGGTGATCCTGTATGGCACAAAGTAAAAAAAGCAAACATCACAGAAGATGTAAAAAATGAATACCTCAACCATGGAGACCCTGATGGCGATATGTACTCTGTAGGTGAAGCTGATGTTTCGATCCGTTCTGGTTGGTTCTATCATGATAACCAACAACCAAAATCACTCAAAGACTTGATGGATATCTACTTCAAATCTGTGGGTCGTGGAACCCCGCTTCTACTCAATATTCCACCAAATAGAGAGGGTAAATTTGCAGATGCTGACGTAGCTCGCTTGAAAGAATTCAAGGCGACCCTAGACCAAATGTATGCAACTGATTTCGCCAAAGGAGCGACTGTCACAGCAAGTTCTACTCGTCAAAACCACCTATATAAAGCAAGTAACCTTACAGACGGCAAAGACGATACCAGCTGGGCTCTCTCAAACGATGCTACAACTGGTAGTTTCACAGTAGATTTAGGTCAAAAGAGACGCTTTGATGTCGTTGAATTTAAAGAGGATATCGCTAAGGGACAACGTATTTCTGGATTTAAGATTGAAGTTGAAATCAACGGTCGCTGGGTCACTTATGGAGAAGGTGCAACAGTTGGCTACCGGCGCTTAATCCAAGGAAAACCTATCGAAGCACAAAAAATCCGTGTTACTATCACAGGAGCACAGGCTACCCCTATCTTAAACAACTTCTCAGTCTATAAGACACCAAGTAATATCGAAAAGACTGACGGTTATCCTCTTGGTCTAGAATATCACTCAAACACAACAGCAGATACAGCTGAAACAACTTGGAATAATGAATCTGAAGGTATTCGTGGCACTTCTATGTGGACCAATCAGAAAGATGCTAAAGCAACCTATCATTTCACAGGAACTAAAGCATATGTAGTCTCGACAGTGGACCCAGGACACGGAGAAATGTCCGTGTATGTTGACGGACAAAAGGTTGCTGATGTACAGACTAAAAACAGTACTCGCAAACGTAGCCAAAAAGTCTTTGAAACAGGTGATTTGGAACCAGGAGAACATACTATTACTCTCGTTAATAAAACAGGTGAACCAATAGCTACAGAAGGAATCTATTCCTTAAATAATGATAGTAGAGGTATGTTTGAACTAGAGTCTGCTAGCTACGACATCGAAAAAGGAAAACCAGTCACTGTTAAGATTAAACGTGTAGGTGGAAGCAAAGGGTTAGCCACTGTTCGCTTTATCACTGAACCTGGAACAGGGGTTCACGGGAAAGTCTACCAAGACACTACAAAGGATGTCACATTTAATGATGGGGAAACAGAAAAAATAGTTACTGTCCCAACTATCGACTTCAAAGAACAAGAAGATGCAATCTTTGATTTCAAAGCTAAACTCACTTCTGTATCTGATGGAGCCTTACTCGGCTTCACTACTGACTCTACTATTCAAGTAATGAATGCTGAGTTACTCAAGAAAGACCAGACTAGTTATGATGACCAAGTTAGCCAATTGGATTATAGCCCTGGATGGAAGCATGAAACAAATTCCCCAGATAAGTACAAACAAACTGAGTCTTGGGCTTCATTTAATCATTTAACAGATGATCAAAAGACTACGACAGCTGTAACAGCTTACTTTTACGGTACAGGACTAGAAATCAAAGGTTTTGTCGACCCAGGTCATG
This window of the Streptococcus sp. 116-D4 genome carries:
- the rsmH gene encoding 16S rRNA (cytosine(1402)-N(4))-methyltransferase RsmH, giving the protein MTKEFHHVTVLLHETIDMLDVKPDGVYVDATLGGAGHSEYLLSKLSEKGHLYAFDQDQNAIDNAQKRLAPYIEKGMVTFIKDNFRHLQARLREAGVQEIDGICYDLGVSSPQLDQRERGFSYKKDAPLDMRMNQEASLTAYELVNHYDYHDLVRIFFKYGEDKFSKQIARKIEQARKIKPIETTTELAEIIKSAKPAKELKKKGHPAKQIFQAIRIEVNDELGAADESIQQAMDMLALDGRISVITFHSLEDRLTKQLFKEASTVEVPKGLPFIPDDLKPKMELVSRKPILPSAEELEANNRSHSAKLRVARKIHK
- a CDS encoding DUF3278 domain-containing protein gives rise to the protein MKKEDLTTRLLRNFFHIQGPFDECRQEVIYKACARSMIQIFYSSFILFLFYILFGSFIEIVRNVMPYIYFGLILFMSIKTQKVVQELHLEKDDKSEIILKTYSKAQIKFRSWLVFIGIQIGLFTLLIFHKVFVQQMSLSDFGKLLVQFDKSVPLLMYGLIIGSIFGTLTYGFLSLQEEKTPKNTKQKEKSK
- a CDS encoding DUF3278 domain-containing protein yields the protein MKKETFTEKLIKRIYGISGPLDEHKRREADRIGNKIFVILFYLMTLGNLIPFFLAYKYPQIIAIGYPLVVLGISIISSLYVLSQTRKTGITAIDLDMLNEKESKQLHYPGLKAGLFFGLWIFFINPLLDILIGEGQDYFHSLLTIRNGVSSILGSIFFGAIIQFLISRRIAKAKKDQDEN
- a CDS encoding alpha-L-fucosidase, which translates into the protein MNRYLFEKGQTFSIRKLTVGVASIMVGLAFFASGTALADETKIETPTSQPNVEKLAEVETPKPETKNESPLISTPQELNEEKEENTAKSVEETSVPNTPTSDLLPEEINDQAYPDTPVKQLNTSAIVETKDSPQVATKSILKKKEETKKEVGNENRAIINGGEDLKHINYDGQPATAASMIYTTYNGDSQRYIVSGSGIFVAPNLILTVAHNFLEENKETREGQIRGGNSAQFYYNVGSNSEKKNSLPSSGTTVLFEEKNIHFWNKKDFGQGYKNDLALVTTPVPLPIASPNKSATFAPLADHKTYQPGEAISTIGYPTDSSSKELKQPIVAGQLYKADGTIRSVEAYNEQGATGITYQTTSVSGLSGGGILDSQGKVIGIHQHGTVDNGVPEKDRFGGGLVLSPEQLKWVKDMIAQYGVKGWYQGDNGNRYYFTNEGHMLRNEKAVIGNNEYSFNENGVATLTKGVEYGSVLVQHKDEEGNLVKENDKFIESTTIDSPFTYDFKKEIEKTDFYEKNKEKYEIVSIDGVKVNKQLKDTWTEDHSVVSKVPAGTRVIKVVYKVNKGSFEIHYRLKGSEKDLTEVTADNNNGMEYDVSFVNTFHAKEIAGYRPVKTTLESSIQHKGVNSVVFEYESISDNSNPTTNDSPVTHPEDKETEIGNYGPLPSKAQLDYHKEELAAFIHYGMNTYTDSEWGHGNEDPGYFDPTNLDTDQWIRTLKETGFKRTIMVVKHHDGFVIYPSKYTNHTVAASPWKDGKGDLLEEVSKSATKYDMNMGVYLSPWDVNSPKYKVDTEKEYNEYYLNQLKEILGNPKYGNKGKFIEVWMDGARGSGAQKVTYTFDEWFKYIKEAEGDIAIFSAQPTSIRWIGNERGIAGDPVWHKVKKANITEDVKNEYLNHGDPDGDMYSVGEADVSIRSGWFYHDNQQPKSLKDLMDIYFKSVGRGTPLLLNIPPNREGKFADADVARLKEFKATLDQMYATDFAKGATVTASSTRQNHLYKASNLTDGKDDTSWALSNDATTGSFTVDLGQKRRFDVVEFKEDIAKGQRISGFKIEVEINGRWVTYGEGATVGYRRLIQGKPIEAQKIRVTITGAQATPILNNFSVYKTPSNIEKTDGYPLGLEYHSNTTADTAETTWNNESEGIRGTSMWTNQKDAKATYHFTGTKAYVVSTVDPGHGEMSVYVDGQKVADVQTKNSTRKRSQKVFETGDLEPGEHTITLVNKTGEPIATEGIYSLNNDSRGMFELESASYDIEKGKPVTVKIKRVGGSKGLATVRFITEPGTGVHGKVYQDTTKDVTFNDGETEKIVTVPTIDFKEQEDAIFDFKAKLTSVSDGALLGFTTDSTIQVMNAELLKKDQTSYDDQVSQLDYSPGWKHETNSPDKYKQTESWASFNHLTDDQKTTTAVTAYFYGTGLEIKGFVDPGHGIYKVLLDGKEVQYQDGMGHSSIVNDKKYFSGHATERQGDQTLVSLKGLDENLHAVTLQLDSDHNDITQNIGIQVDRFITFGDGRELYSKEDIIRSLSKWKDDLSNFDPSGLKNTATARQAFKSNLNKLTRQLNSDVVNVQDVMLTVTTLQDILSKDENYQKPGDDPTPDQPEQPEQPVEPKQPEKPISTSTPEEGVKDLVFQLPSLEMIKKVVPFKTIHRENPQLEKGKEQVLSEGKEGAIIEYVEVDGNNRKVLQTENTPAHDRIIEVGSKQSSVGTDTPPVVTLPEYLLPKEPEKPITSSSPEEGVKDLIFQLPSLEIVKRTIPFNTIRRENPQLDHGKEQILSEGKDGLLVEYVEVDGSNRRVVQTESTPALDRVIEVGTQQRSVGTDTSPTVTLPETELPRKAEKSSPAIVTKDSPTKTEKVVPTVVTEDSPAKDEKAPITTTVKQNKEKQLPETGEQEANAFLFLAAITSVLSLLIFQKNFKD
- the ftsL gene encoding cell division protein FtsL; its protein translation is MVDKKETTSQFLQNRIKKFSRVEKAFYLSIAFTALVLAVSIIFMQTRLLQVQSDLTKINAQIEEKKTELDDAKQEVNELIRSERLKEIADKKDLKLNNENIRTAE
- a CDS encoding glutathione peroxidase: MTSLYDFSVFNQDNQETPLETYRGKILLVVNTATGCGLTPQYQGLQELYDRYQEQGFEILDFPCNQFMGQAPGSAEEINTFCSLHFQTTFPRFAKIKVNGREADPLYVWLKEQKSGPLGKRVEWNFAKFLIGRDGQVFERFSSKTDPKQIEEAIQKLL
- a CDS encoding helix-turn-helix transcriptional regulator, producing MNRVKEFRKELGISQLELAKDIGVSRQTINMIENDKYNPTLELCLNLARSLQTDLNSLFWEDNF